From a single Couchioplanes caeruleus genomic region:
- the cydD gene encoding thiol reductant ABC exporter subunit CydD, with product MKPLDPRLLRYARSTRAYLAVAVALGVALAALIVAQATLLADGITAVFLHGATAASLLPTLGRLAVVVAGRGLVAWAQEVMAARSAAGVKSELRRKVLARLAELGPRDRQPTGAVLTLVTRGLDALDAYFARYLPQLVLAALVPAIVLARLLPADLVATGTIALTLPLIPVFMALVGLHTEAANRRQFRLMSRLSHHFLDVVAGLPTLKLFGRARPQAGTIRRISAEQRRLTMRTLRTAFLSSLVLELLATLSVALVAVGIGLRLVSGHLDLATALLVLILAPEAYLPLRQVGANYHASAEGLAAAEEAFAILERPVPAAGSDPAPAGTIAFEDVVVRYRDADALRLSALIQPGEVVALTGPSGCGKSTALDVLLGFAAPFSGRVTVGGVPLSGVDPERWRQRIAWVPQRPYLFAGTVAENVALGAPGDVTAALREAGADTFVTDPGMTLGDDGSGLSAGQRQRIAIARAFHRDAPVVLLDEPTANLDADTADGVMAAIRRLAAGRTVVIAAHRPELIALADREISLAPVTA from the coding sequence GTGAAGCCGCTCGACCCGCGCCTGCTCCGGTACGCGCGCTCGACCCGGGCGTACCTGGCGGTCGCCGTGGCGCTGGGGGTGGCGCTGGCCGCGCTGATCGTGGCGCAGGCGACCCTCCTGGCCGACGGCATCACCGCGGTCTTCCTGCACGGCGCGACGGCGGCCTCGCTGCTGCCCACGCTGGGCCGGCTGGCCGTGGTGGTGGCCGGGCGCGGGCTCGTGGCGTGGGCGCAGGAGGTCATGGCCGCGCGCTCCGCCGCCGGCGTCAAGTCGGAGCTGCGCCGCAAGGTCCTGGCCCGCCTGGCCGAGCTCGGCCCCCGCGACCGGCAGCCGACGGGCGCGGTGCTCACGCTGGTCACCCGGGGGCTCGACGCGCTCGACGCGTACTTCGCCCGGTACCTGCCGCAGCTGGTACTGGCGGCGCTCGTACCCGCGATCGTGCTGGCCCGGCTGCTGCCGGCCGACCTGGTCGCGACCGGGACCATCGCGCTGACGCTGCCGCTGATCCCGGTCTTCATGGCGCTGGTCGGCCTGCACACCGAGGCCGCCAACCGGCGCCAGTTCCGGCTGATGTCCCGGCTGTCGCACCACTTCCTCGACGTCGTCGCGGGGCTGCCCACGCTCAAGCTGTTCGGCCGGGCCCGGCCGCAGGCCGGCACGATCCGCCGGATCAGCGCCGAGCAGCGCCGGCTCACCATGCGCACGCTGCGCACCGCGTTCCTGTCCTCGCTGGTGCTGGAGCTGCTGGCGACCCTGTCGGTGGCTCTGGTCGCCGTCGGCATCGGGCTGCGCCTGGTCTCCGGGCACCTCGACCTGGCCACCGCGCTGCTCGTGCTGATCCTCGCGCCGGAGGCGTACCTGCCGCTGCGTCAGGTCGGCGCGAACTACCACGCCAGCGCCGAGGGCCTGGCCGCCGCGGAGGAGGCCTTCGCGATCCTGGAACGCCCGGTGCCCGCCGCGGGGAGCGACCCGGCACCGGCCGGCACCATCGCGTTCGAGGACGTCGTGGTGCGCTACCGCGACGCCGACGCGCTGCGGCTGTCCGCGCTCATCCAGCCCGGCGAGGTCGTGGCGCTGACCGGGCCCAGCGGGTGCGGCAAGTCGACCGCGCTGGACGTGCTGCTCGGCTTCGCCGCCCCGTTCTCCGGGCGGGTCACCGTCGGGGGAGTTCCGCTGTCCGGTGTGGACCCCGAGCGGTGGCGGCAGCGGATCGCCTGGGTGCCGCAGCGCCCGTACCTGTTCGCCGGCACGGTCGCCGAGAACGTCGCCCTGGGCGCCCCGGGAGACGTGACCGCGGCCCTGCGCGAAGCGGGCGCCGACACGTTCGTCACGGACCCCGGCATGACGCTCGGCGACGACGGCAGCGGCCTGTCCGCGGGACAGCGGCAGCGCATCGCCATCGCCCGCGCCTTCCACCGGGACGCGCCGGTCGTGCTGCTCGACGAGCCGACCGCGAACCTCGACGCGGACACCGCCGACGGGGTCATGGCCGCGATCCGGCGGCTCGCTGCCGGGCGTACGGTCGTCATCGCCGCGCACCGCCCCGAGCTGATCGCCCTCGCCGACCGGGAGATCTCGCTGGCCCCGGTGACGGCATGA
- the cydB gene encoding cytochrome d ubiquinol oxidase subunit II has product MELTTVWFGLIAVLWAGYFLLEGFDFGVGILLPVLGRDDRERRLLINTIGPVWDGNEVWLLVAGGATFAAFPEWYATLFSGFYLPLLIILVSLIVRGVAFEYRGKRDEAWWKRRWDLCIIVGSLVPALLWGVAFGNIVRGVRLDADHEYVGGFFTLLNPYALLGGLTTLVLFTLHGAVFLALKTGGEMRERAGALAARLAVPAIAVAGAFLLWTALAHHDAAGWVLSAVAALSLVGAALATRVRREGWAFLATAATIVLAVFALFVTLFPNVLPSTIADANSLTTTNAASTPYTLKVMTWVAVVFTPVVLAYQGWTYWVFRKRLTVEHIPATPIPVSPAPAGAGNQAR; this is encoded by the coding sequence ATGGAACTCACGACTGTCTGGTTCGGGCTGATCGCCGTGCTCTGGGCCGGCTACTTCCTGCTCGAGGGCTTCGACTTCGGCGTCGGCATCCTGCTGCCGGTGCTCGGCCGCGACGACCGCGAACGGCGCCTGCTGATCAACACCATCGGCCCGGTCTGGGACGGCAACGAGGTGTGGCTGCTCGTCGCCGGCGGCGCGACCTTCGCCGCGTTCCCCGAGTGGTACGCGACCCTGTTCTCCGGCTTCTACCTGCCGCTGCTGATCATCCTGGTGTCCCTCATCGTGCGCGGCGTCGCGTTCGAGTACCGCGGCAAGCGCGACGAGGCGTGGTGGAAGCGCCGGTGGGACCTGTGCATCATCGTCGGCAGCCTCGTCCCGGCACTGCTGTGGGGCGTGGCGTTCGGCAACATCGTGCGCGGCGTGCGCCTCGACGCCGACCACGAGTACGTGGGCGGGTTCTTCACCCTGCTGAACCCGTACGCGCTGCTCGGCGGGCTCACCACGCTCGTGCTGTTCACGCTGCACGGCGCGGTGTTCCTCGCCCTGAAGACCGGCGGGGAGATGCGCGAGCGCGCCGGCGCCCTGGCGGCCCGGCTCGCCGTGCCGGCCATCGCGGTCGCGGGCGCGTTCCTGCTGTGGACCGCGCTGGCGCACCACGACGCGGCCGGCTGGGTGCTCTCGGCCGTCGCCGCGCTCAGCCTCGTGGGGGCCGCGCTCGCCACCCGGGTACGCCGGGAGGGCTGGGCGTTCCTGGCCACCGCCGCCACCATCGTGCTGGCCGTGTTCGCGCTGTTCGTCACGCTGTTCCCGAACGTGCTGCCGTCCACCATCGCCGACGCCAACAGCCTCACCACCACGAACGCGGCGTCGACGCCGTACACGCTGAAGGTCATGACGTGGGTCGCGGTCGTGTTCACGCCGGTCGTGCTGGCGTACCAGGGCTGGACGTACTGGGTGTTCCGCAAGCGGCTCACCGTCGAGCACATCCCGGCGACGCCGATCCCGGTCAGCCCCGCGCCCGCCGGCGCCGGCAACCAAGCCCGGTGA
- a CDS encoding cytochrome ubiquinol oxidase subunit I — protein MDALDLARWQFGITTVYHFIFVPITIGLSALVAGLQTAWLRTGKEHYLRATKFWGKLFLINFAMGVVTGIVQEFQFGMNWSDYSRFVGDIFGAPLAIEGLLAFFLESTFLGLWIFGWDRLPKRLHLATIWLASIGTLLSAYFILAANSWMQHPVGYEVNAGTGRAELHSIGAVLTNSTTLVTFPHTVTACFLTAGALLLAVSAWHLRTGNQEQVFRPSLKLGAWVVLIAGVGVLITGDLQARIMTEQQPMKMAAAEALYDTSKPASFSLFTIGSLDGREEVASVRIPSLLSFMATGSPSGEVEGINDLQQQYAEKYGPGDYAPYVPVTYWSFRLMIGFGALAMAIALAALWLTRRGRTPANRWLWPAAIATVAMPLLANSFGWIFTEMGRQPWTVFGVFRTAESGSPAVSTGEAATSLIVLTLLYGVLAVVEVGLFLRYARAGAPEIEPPVDDTDDADRPLAFAY, from the coding sequence GTGGACGCCCTGGATCTTGCCCGATGGCAGTTCGGCATCACCACCGTGTACCACTTCATCTTCGTGCCGATCACGATCGGCCTGTCCGCGCTGGTCGCCGGCCTGCAGACCGCCTGGTTGCGTACCGGCAAGGAGCACTACCTGCGCGCCACGAAGTTCTGGGGCAAGCTCTTCCTGATCAACTTCGCGATGGGCGTGGTCACCGGCATCGTGCAGGAGTTCCAGTTCGGCATGAACTGGAGCGACTACTCGCGGTTCGTCGGTGACATCTTCGGTGCCCCGCTGGCCATCGAGGGGCTGCTGGCGTTCTTCCTCGAGTCGACGTTCCTCGGGCTGTGGATCTTCGGCTGGGACCGGCTGCCGAAGCGGCTGCATCTCGCCACGATCTGGCTCGCCTCGATCGGCACGCTGCTGTCGGCGTACTTCATCCTGGCCGCGAACTCGTGGATGCAGCACCCGGTCGGCTACGAGGTGAACGCCGGGACCGGCCGCGCCGAGCTGCACAGCATCGGCGCCGTGCTGACGAACTCGACCACCCTCGTGACGTTCCCGCACACGGTCACCGCGTGCTTCCTGACGGCCGGCGCCCTGCTGCTCGCCGTCAGCGCCTGGCACCTGCGCACGGGCAACCAGGAGCAGGTGTTCCGGCCCTCGCTCAAGCTGGGCGCCTGGGTCGTGCTGATCGCCGGCGTGGGCGTGCTCATCACCGGCGACCTGCAGGCCCGCATCATGACCGAGCAGCAGCCGATGAAGATGGCCGCCGCCGAGGCGCTCTACGACACCTCGAAGCCCGCCAGCTTCTCGCTGTTCACGATCGGCTCCCTCGACGGGCGCGAGGAGGTCGCCAGCGTGCGCATCCCCTCGCTGCTGTCCTTCATGGCCACCGGCAGCCCGTCCGGCGAGGTCGAGGGGATCAACGATCTGCAGCAGCAGTACGCCGAGAAGTACGGCCCCGGCGACTACGCGCCCTACGTGCCGGTCACGTACTGGTCGTTCCGCCTGATGATCGGCTTCGGCGCGCTGGCGATGGCGATCGCGCTGGCGGCGCTCTGGCTGACCCGGCGCGGGCGTACCCCGGCGAACCGCTGGCTGTGGCCCGCGGCGATCGCCACGGTCGCGATGCCCTTGCTGGCCAACTCGTTCGGCTGGATCTTCACCGAGATGGGCCGGCAGCCGTGGACCGTCTTCGGCGTGTTCCGCACGGCGGAGAGCGGCTCCCCGGCGGTGAGCACCGGGGAGGCCGCCACCTCGCTCATCGTGCTGACCCTGCTCTACGGCGTGCTCGCCGTCGTCGAGGTCGGGCTCTTCCTCCGGTACGCCCGCGCCGGCGCGCCCGAGATCGAGCCACCGGTGGACGACACCGACGACGCCGACCGCCCCCTCGCGTTCGCCTACTGA
- a CDS encoding APC family permease has translation MALTRRLGTTDAVVVGLGAMIGAGVFAAFAPAAAAAGSWLPLALAVAGVVAYCNAVSSARLAALYPTSGGTYVYGRKRLGDLWGYLAGWGFVVGKTASCAAMALTVGSYVWPQHARTVGVLAVAALTVLNLLGVQKSMIAARIIVAVVIAVLLTVVAAGLGGATWPAGSGPAVGPVDVLQGAGLLFFAFAGYARIATLGEEVRDPARTIPRAVPLALGITLILYAAVALAVLGALGPARLAVSTAPLADTVTAAGASWLTGVVRPAAALAALGSLLALILGVSRTTFAMARDRHLPGVLDAVSARHGVPHRAEVAVGAAVIALVLLVDLRAAIGFSSFGVLVYYAVANASAMTLRRDEGAPARPVPVAGLVGCLVLAATLPWPSVVAGLAVFAVGALVWLLRRRSRPAAP, from the coding sequence GTGGCACTGACACGGCGGCTGGGCACGACCGACGCGGTCGTGGTGGGGCTCGGCGCGATGATCGGGGCCGGCGTGTTCGCCGCGTTCGCCCCGGCGGCTGCCGCGGCGGGAAGCTGGCTGCCCCTCGCGCTGGCGGTCGCGGGCGTGGTCGCCTACTGCAACGCGGTGTCCTCGGCGCGGCTCGCCGCGCTCTACCCGACCTCCGGCGGCACCTACGTGTACGGCCGCAAGCGCCTGGGCGACCTCTGGGGCTACCTCGCGGGCTGGGGCTTCGTCGTCGGCAAGACGGCGTCCTGCGCGGCGATGGCGCTGACGGTCGGCAGCTACGTCTGGCCGCAGCACGCCAGGACCGTGGGGGTGCTCGCGGTGGCCGCGCTCACCGTGCTCAACCTGCTCGGCGTCCAGAAGTCGATGATCGCCGCCCGGATCATCGTCGCCGTGGTGATCGCGGTGCTGCTGACGGTCGTGGCCGCGGGACTCGGCGGCGCCACCTGGCCGGCCGGCAGCGGCCCGGCGGTCGGCCCCGTGGACGTGCTGCAGGGCGCCGGCCTGCTGTTCTTCGCCTTCGCCGGCTACGCCCGCATCGCCACGCTGGGCGAGGAGGTCCGCGATCCGGCCCGCACCATCCCCCGCGCGGTGCCGCTCGCCCTCGGCATCACGCTGATCCTGTACGCGGCAGTAGCCCTCGCCGTCCTGGGCGCCCTGGGCCCGGCCCGCCTCGCCGTCTCCACCGCTCCCCTGGCCGACACGGTCACCGCCGCCGGCGCCTCGTGGCTGACCGGCGTGGTCCGCCCGGCCGCCGCCCTGGCCGCGCTGGGCTCCCTGCTCGCGCTGATCCTGGGCGTGTCGAGGACGACGTTCGCCATGGCCCGCGACCGGCACCTGCCCGGCGTGCTGGACGCGGTCAGCGCCCGGCACGGCGTACCGCACCGGGCCGAGGTGGCGGTCGGCGCCGCGGTGATCGCGCTGGTGCTGCTGGTGGACCTGCGCGCAGCCATCGGCTTCTCGTCGTTCGGGGTGCTGGTCTACTACGCGGTCGCCAACGCCTCGGCCATGACCCTGCGCCGCGACGAGGGGGCGCCCGCCCGGCCGGTACCGGTGGCCGGGCTCGTGGGCTGCCTCGTGCTGGCCGCGACGCTGCCGTGGCCGTCGGTGGTGGCCGGCCTGGCGGTGTTCGCGGTGGGCGCGCTGGTGTGGCTCCTGCGCCGCAGGTCCCGGCCGGCGGCGCCTTAG
- a CDS encoding cytochrome P450 — protein MSLPALPLPEEDRRPFDPPPEYAELRAAPRIARVACPTGLDAWLVSDYAGVREVLGDGRRFSARPGQAAHVLAAFGGPDAPVQGFSQLDGPEHIRIRRNFAPQVSHGRRLAELQPLVQDITDDAVTGMLAGSQPYPLHSGFSTAITTAVIAELIGVPPEHRHLLHDAATALFTTSTSPDELRRALEPLFAYLYGLVATRRVRPGDDVLSRMIEHSADSERPLTDAELTEMNAALLIAGFDTTASMITYGLVCLLNTPAQWEKLCAGPDLAPSAAEELVRYLGVGIGLLRQATEDTRLHGQPIRAGDYVVVAVQSGNRDTALYPDAGTLDVARRPGAHLGFGHGAHACVGQQIARMELTTVLRALARRVPTLRIAVPLEEIAWKKDSVVRGPVELPVTWS, from the coding sequence ATGTCACTGCCTGCGTTACCGCTGCCCGAGGAAGACCGGCGGCCGTTCGACCCTCCGCCCGAGTACGCCGAGCTCCGCGCCGCACCGCGGATCGCCCGCGTGGCCTGCCCCACCGGCCTCGACGCCTGGCTGGTGTCGGACTACGCGGGCGTCCGCGAGGTGCTCGGCGACGGCCGCCGCTTCTCGGCCCGGCCCGGCCAGGCCGCCCACGTGCTCGCCGCGTTCGGCGGCCCGGACGCGCCGGTCCAGGGGTTCAGCCAGCTGGACGGGCCGGAGCACATCCGGATCCGGCGCAACTTCGCGCCTCAGGTGTCGCACGGCCGCCGGCTCGCCGAGCTGCAGCCGCTCGTCCAGGACATCACCGACGACGCGGTCACCGGGATGCTCGCCGGATCGCAGCCCTATCCGCTGCACAGCGGGTTCTCCACGGCGATCACCACCGCGGTCATCGCCGAGCTGATCGGCGTACCGCCGGAGCATCGGCACCTGCTGCACGACGCGGCGACGGCGCTGTTCACCACCTCCACCTCACCGGACGAGCTGCGCCGTGCCCTCGAGCCGCTGTTCGCGTACCTGTACGGGCTGGTGGCCACCCGCCGGGTCCGGCCCGGCGACGACGTGCTCAGCCGGATGATCGAGCACAGCGCGGACAGCGAGCGGCCCCTGACCGACGCCGAGCTGACCGAGATGAACGCCGCGCTGCTGATCGCCGGCTTCGACACCACCGCGTCGATGATCACGTACGGCCTGGTGTGCCTGCTGAACACGCCGGCGCAGTGGGAGAAGCTCTGCGCCGGCCCGGACCTCGCCCCCTCGGCCGCCGAGGAGCTCGTGCGCTACCTCGGGGTCGGCATCGGGCTGCTGCGGCAGGCCACCGAGGACACCCGGCTGCACGGCCAGCCGATCCGGGCGGGCGACTACGTGGTGGTGGCGGTGCAGTCGGGCAACCGGGACACCGCTCTGTACCCGGACGCCGGCACGCTCGACGTGGCCCGCAGACCGGGCGCGCACCTCGGCTTCGGGCACGGTGCGCACGCCTGCGTCGGCCAGCAGATCGCCCGGATGGAACTGACCACGGTGCTGCGCGCGCTGGCGCGACGGGTGCCGACGCTGCGGATCGCGGTGCCGCTGGAGGAGATCGCCTGGAAGAAGGACTCGGTGGTACGCGGCCCGGTGGAGCTGCCGGTGACCTGGTCTTGA
- a CDS encoding MFS transporter, giving the protein MTQIVEQPAPAGSVPPGGLARHGNLLVLYLSLGGLAFAVLQSMVAPALSTIGRDVGASTGATSWVITAYLLSASVLTPILGRLGDMIGKRRVLIGVLAVLAGGTLLSAVAPTLTVLIAGRVLQGAAGAILPLSIGIVRDELPREKVAVTVGMLSAIFGIGAGVGIVAAGPIVEHLSWHWLFWLPLVLVVIALLGAVFGMKESPVRTPGRLDVLGAGILSVSLVALLLAISEGQKWGWGDAKTIGLLVLGAVMMVVFVAVEFRVSEPLIDMKLMRVRGVWATDLVALTLGFAMFGTFVLLPTLLQLPAATGYGFGKSVSQSGLFLLPTVVVMVIFGPIAGILNRRYGPKLPLFLGTALVVVAFVLPAVGHGEVWQVLTFGVLTGAGIGLAFAGMSNAIIESVPATQTGEATSVNTIARTIGSSIGTAVIAAIITSHSTARGLPLDSAFTTGFWACAGVAVLAVAAALALPSAHKRHEQAVALGVSDVPDEPGELHMPLLHHGKH; this is encoded by the coding sequence ATGACCCAGATCGTCGAGCAGCCCGCCCCGGCCGGCTCCGTCCCGCCCGGCGGGCTCGCCCGGCACGGCAACCTGCTCGTGCTGTACCTGTCGCTGGGTGGCCTGGCCTTCGCCGTGCTGCAGTCGATGGTGGCGCCCGCCCTGTCGACGATCGGCCGCGACGTCGGCGCCTCCACCGGCGCCACCAGCTGGGTGATCACCGCGTACCTGTTGTCCGCCTCGGTCCTGACGCCCATCCTGGGCCGGCTCGGCGACATGATCGGCAAGCGCCGCGTGCTGATCGGCGTCCTGGCGGTCCTGGCCGGCGGTACCCTGCTCTCCGCCGTCGCGCCCACCCTGACCGTGCTGATCGCCGGCCGGGTGCTGCAGGGCGCCGCCGGCGCGATCCTGCCGCTGTCGATCGGCATCGTGCGCGATGAGCTGCCCCGGGAGAAGGTCGCCGTCACGGTCGGCATGCTCTCGGCGATCTTCGGTATCGGCGCCGGCGTCGGCATCGTGGCCGCCGGCCCGATCGTGGAGCATCTGTCCTGGCACTGGCTGTTCTGGCTGCCGCTGGTGCTCGTCGTGATCGCCCTGCTCGGCGCGGTTTTCGGCATGAAGGAGTCGCCGGTGCGCACCCCCGGCCGGCTCGACGTGCTCGGCGCGGGGATCCTGTCGGTGTCGCTGGTGGCCCTGCTGCTCGCCATCAGTGAGGGACAGAAGTGGGGCTGGGGCGACGCGAAGACCATCGGCCTGCTGGTCCTGGGTGCCGTCATGATGGTCGTCTTCGTCGCCGTCGAGTTCCGCGTCAGCGAGCCGCTCATCGACATGAAGCTGATGAGGGTGCGCGGCGTGTGGGCCACCGATCTGGTCGCGCTGACCCTCGGCTTCGCGATGTTCGGCACCTTCGTCCTGTTGCCGACGCTGCTCCAGCTGCCCGCCGCGACCGGGTACGGCTTCGGCAAGTCGGTGTCGCAGTCCGGGCTGTTCCTGCTGCCGACCGTCGTCGTGATGGTGATCTTCGGCCCGATCGCCGGCATCCTCAACCGCCGGTACGGCCCCAAGCTCCCGCTCTTCCTCGGCACCGCGCTCGTGGTCGTGGCGTTCGTGCTCCCGGCCGTCGGCCACGGCGAGGTCTGGCAGGTCCTCACGTTCGGCGTGCTCACCGGCGCCGGCATCGGCCTGGCGTTCGCGGGCATGTCCAACGCCATCATCGAGAGCGTTCCCGCGACCCAGACCGGCGAGGCGACCAGCGTCAACACCATCGCCCGGACGATCGGGAGCAGCATCGGCACCGCGGTCATCGCGGCGATCATCACCTCCCACTCCACCGCGCGGGGCCTGCCCCTGGACAGCGCCTTCACCACCGGCTTCTGGGCGTGCGCCGGCGTCGCGGTCCTGGCCGTCGCGGCCGCCCTCGCGCTGCCCTCGGCGCACAAGCGCCACGAGCAGGCGGTCGCCCTGGGCGTCAGCGACGTCCCGGACGAGCCCGGGGAGCTGCACATGCCGCTGCTGCACCACGGCAAGCACTGA
- a CDS encoding TetR/AcrR family transcriptional regulator — MAPGPDSTAATAAGSPAPAGTAASSAPAGTPASSAPAGTPASSAPAGTAASGTAGGKPARRRNAAQTRQALLEAASARFARDGYGHTTVRDIADEAGVNVALISRYFSSKEGLFEACLTAAVTDLRRDADDTTLEAIGPAMAHRIAGSSPDSPPPDALLLLLRTSGDARADAIRRDFIHAISERMAAAAAGTATPRPTPNTGAAAPSEGPPRAGTAAAPEARPDVASGAETDAAPEARPDGPPGAGTATAGAGTDAAPGAGTDVPGRVLRAQIVLAAALGMTLLRSTVSVEPLATATEEDLREPLSDLVNALLAPDRP; from the coding sequence GTGGCACCAGGCCCAGATTCGACCGCCGCGACTGCCGCCGGCAGCCCCGCCCCCGCCGGCACCGCCGCCAGCTCCGCCCCCGCCGGCACCCCCGCCAGCTCCGCCCCCGCCGGCACCCCCGCCAGCTCTGCCCCCGCCGGCACCGCCGCCAGCGGCACCGCGGGCGGCAAGCCGGCACGCCGCCGCAACGCCGCCCAGACCCGCCAGGCGCTGCTCGAGGCGGCGAGCGCCCGCTTCGCCCGCGACGGGTACGGGCACACGACCGTGCGCGACATCGCCGACGAGGCGGGCGTGAACGTGGCCCTCATCAGCCGCTACTTCAGCTCCAAGGAGGGCCTGTTCGAGGCCTGCCTGACCGCCGCGGTCACCGACCTGCGCCGCGACGCGGACGACACCACCCTCGAGGCGATCGGACCCGCAATGGCCCACCGCATCGCCGGATCGAGCCCCGACAGCCCCCCGCCGGACGCCCTCCTGCTCCTGCTGCGCACCTCGGGCGACGCCCGCGCCGACGCCATCCGCCGCGACTTCATCCACGCAATCAGCGAACGCATGGCGGCCGCCGCGGCCGGAACCGCAACCCCCCGGCCCACACCGAACACGGGGGCCGCCGCCCCATCCGAGGGCCCGCCCCGAGCCGGGACCGCCGCCGCACCCGAGGCCAGGCCCGACGTCGCATCCGGGGCTGAAACCGACGCCGCACCCGAGGCCAGGCCCGACGGCCCGCCCGGAGCCGGGACCGCCACCGCTGGAGCCGGGACCGACGCTGCGCCCGGAGCCGGGACCGACGTCCCGGGTCGAGTGCTGCGAGCCCAGATCGTGCTGGCCGCCGCCCTCGGCATGACGCTGCTGCGCTCGACGGTGAGCGTGGAGCCACTGGCGACGGCCACCGAAGAAGATCTGCGCGAGCCCTTGTCGGACCTGGTCAACGCGCTCCTGGCCCCCGACCGACCGTAA
- a CDS encoding rhodanese-like domain-containing protein, with product MRTTVGGVDEVLRQARAKMRRLDPCETWAAVADGALLVDTRTDRQRARQGELPGAIVIDRTVLEWRLDPASDSRIPEATGYDLLVVVVCRQGYSSSLAAASLREVGLHRATDLVGGVEAWLAAGLPVTTGPADVRE from the coding sequence ATGAGGACGACGGTCGGCGGGGTGGACGAGGTTCTGCGGCAGGCGCGGGCCAAGATGCGGCGGCTCGATCCGTGCGAGACGTGGGCGGCGGTGGCCGACGGGGCGTTGCTCGTCGACACCCGGACCGATCGGCAGCGGGCGCGGCAGGGGGAGCTGCCGGGGGCGATCGTCATCGATCGGACGGTGCTCGAGTGGCGGCTCGATCCGGCGTCGGACAGCCGCATCCCGGAGGCGACCGGCTACGACCTGCTCGTCGTGGTCGTGTGCCGGCAGGGCTACAGCTCGAGCCTGGCGGCGGCGAGCCTGCGCGAGGTCGGCCTGCACCGGGCCACCGACCTGGTGGGCGGCGTCGAGGCGTGGCTCGCGGCCGGGTTGCCGGTCACCACCGGTCCGGCGGACGTGCGCGAGTGA